The following proteins come from a genomic window of Acinonyx jubatus isolate Ajub_Pintada_27869175 chromosome C1, VMU_Ajub_asm_v1.0, whole genome shotgun sequence:
- the ZMPSTE24 gene encoding CAAX prenyl protease 1 homolog isoform X3: MGMWASLDAMWEMPAEKRIFGAVLLFSWTVYLWETFLAQRQLILLFGGIPYLWRLSGRFCGYAGFGPEYEITQSLVFLLLATLFSALTGLPWSLYNTFVIEEKHGFNQQTLGFFMKDAVKKFIVTQCILLPVSSLLLYIIKIGGDYFFIYAWLFTLVVSLVLVTIYADYIAPLFDKFTPLPEGKLKQEIEVMAKSIDFPLTKVYVVEGSKRSSHSNAYFYGFFKNKRIVLFDTLLEEYSVLNKAILEESGMEARKDGEGDSEEIKANVKNKKQGCKNEEVLAVLGHELGHWKLGHTVKNIIISQMNSFLCFFLFAVLIGRKELFSAFGFYNSQPTLIGLLIIFQFIFSPYNEVLSFCLTVLSRRFEFQADAFAKKLGKAKDLYSALIKLNKDNLGFPVSDWLFSMWHYSHPPLLERLQALESSKQD; encoded by the exons CTTATTCTTCTTTTTGGAGGAATTCCTTATCTCTGGAGACTTTCTGGACGGTTCTGTGGCTATGCTGGCTTTGGACCAGAATATGAG ATCACTCAGTCCTTGGTGTTTCTCCTGTTGGCTACGCTTTTCAGTGCATTGACTGGTTTGCCATGGAGTCTTTATAATACTTTTGTGATAGAAGAAAAGCATGGTTTCAATCAACAG acttTGGGCTTCTTCATGAAAGATGCAGTCAAGAAATTTATCGTGACTCAGTGCATTTTATTGCCTGTGTCTTCACTTCtactttatattattaaaattgggGGAgactatttttttatatatgcctGGCTGTTCACGTTAGTTGTTTCTCTG gtgctTGTCACAATCTATGCTGATTATATTGCCCCTTTATTTGACAAGTTCACACCTCTGCCTGAGGGAAAGCTTAAACAAGAAATTGAAGTAATGGCAAAGAGTATTGACTTTCCTTTGACTAAGGTGTATGTTGTTGAAG GATCTAAACGCTCTTCCCACAGCAATGCTTATTTTTATGGCTTCTTCAAGAACAAGCGCATAGTTTTGTTTGACACTCTACTAGAAGAGTATTCTGTACTAAACAAAGCCATCCTGGAGGAGTCTGGCATGGAAGCCCGCAAAGATGGAGAAGGGGacagtgaagaaataaaagctaacGTTAAa AATAAGAAACAAGGATGTAAAAATGAGGAAGTGCTTGCTGTACTGGGCCATGAACTGGGACACTGGAAGTTGGGACACACAGTCAAAAATATCATTATCAGCCAG ATGAATTCCTTCCTGTGTTTCTTCTTGTTTGCTGTATTAATTGGTCGAAAGGAGCTTTTTTCTGCATTTGGTTTCTATAACAGCCAACCCACTCTAATTGGATTATTGATCatcttccaatttattttttcaccttaCAATGAG gttctttctttctgcctaacAGTCCTAAGCCGCAGATTTGAGTTTCAAGCCGATGCGTTTGCCAAGAAACTTGGAAAAGCTAAAGACTTATATTCTGCTTTAATCAAACTAAACAAAGATAACTTGGGATTCCCTGTTTCGGACTGGCTGTTTTCAATGTGGCATTATTCTCACCCTCCACTACTGGAGAGGCTTCAAGCTTTGGAAAGTTCAAAACAAGACTGA